In the genome of Terriglobia bacterium, the window CCGGGTGGGCGGGGCGGACATCCGCGACGGCGGCCGCCTTGATGACAATTGTTGAGTTCTTAAAGTGTTTCCCGACCGCTTCTCCCATTTCGGCAGCGGTTCGCACCGGCACAAATTCCACTCCCGTAGGAGGTTCAAGGGCGGTGGGACCGCTCACCAGGGTAACCCGGGCTCCTCGCCGCATCGCCTCTTCAGCCAGCGCATAACCCATCTTGCCCGAAGAACGGTTTGTAATGTAACGGACGGGATCAATGTCCTCCTGTGTCGGCCCGGCGGTGATGAGGATCGACTCGCCCACCAGGTCGTCGGTCAACCCCAGCGTCTCGCAAACGGCTTCGAGAATCTTGTCATTGGCGGCGAGTCGTCCCTGTCCCACCATCCCGCAGGCCAGATAACCTTCCTCGGGCTCGACCACGCGCACGCCCCGGGCCCGGAGCGTGGCCACGTTTTCCTTGACCGCCGGGTGGTCCCACATTTCGCAATTCATCGCGGGCGCGACCACGACAGCGGCCTTCGTGGCCAGATAGAGGGTTGAAAGGAAGTCGTCGGCCACTCCGTGAGCGAACTTTCCCAGGACGTCGGCCGTCGCCGGCGCCACCAGCAGCAGGTCGACCGATTGGGCCACGGCGATATGTTCAATGGCTGATTCAACATTGGACGAAGCCGTTCCGGAGCGGTCGAACATCTCCGTAATCACCTTTTGGCCGGAAAGGGCCGCAAAGGTCAGCGGCGCCACGAATTCCTGGGCGTGATGGGTCATTACGACTTGCACATCGAGGTGGCGTTGTTGCAGGAGCCGGAGCAATTCCGCCGCCTTGTAGGCGGCAATACACCCTGTCACTCCCAGCGCGACCTTCATTTGTCAACTCGCTCTTCGGCTGCCCCCGGGCAGACGCTCGGGTCCGCAGACGGGGGACTATTTTTTCTTCTTTTTCTCGCTCACCTCTTCCCCCTCGTCGGGAGGAGGAAGAATTTCGAATTTCAAGGCGCGTTGTTCCAGCTCTTCGCGGGCTGTGCGCGTCGGCTTCTTGCCGGTGGCCGGCATGAGCGGAGGGCTCCCGCTCTGCAATTGACGCGCTCGTTTTGCGGCGAGCAGAACATACCGAAATTTGCTGTCCACTCCGGGTGGAAGCTTAATCATTCTGGATTGCCTCCAAAGGTATGAAGAATATTCTCGATCTGTTTCTCCAAACGCGACTGACTTGCTCGATGAGCAACAATGATGGAGCGGAGCGCATCAGTGGCACGGTTGATTTCGTCATTGATGATCACGTAATCGTACTTACTGTACTCCTGGATTTCCTGTCGTGCCCGGCCCAGGCGTTCCCGAATCACCTCATCCCCGTCTGAGCTGCGCCCGCGCAACCGCTGTTCCAGGCTCGCGAAGGAGGGAGGAAGCACAAAAATGGAGGGCGCTTCCCTTCCAAAACGTTGCTTCACCTGCGCCGCACCCTGCACATCGATGTCCAGGATGACATCGTCGCCCGACAACCGGACGGCCTCGATCGCCTGCCAGCTGGTCCCGTAATGGTTGCCGAAGACAACGGCATGTTCGACGAACTTCTCCTCCTGAATCATCCGCTCGAATTCGTCACGTGTCACGAAGAAATAATCGACGCCATGCTGCTCCCCCGGGCGGGCGGGCCGGGTGGTATGAGAAATGGAAAAGCGCAGGCGGCCCACTTCCTTCAGAACTCGTCTGACCAGCGTCGATTTTCCCGATCCCGAGGGGGCTGAGACAATAAACAGGACTCCTGAATTTTGCACATCCACCGCGCGGTCACCCCGATCCGGTTGCCCTTCAACTCGTTCCGGCTTAGACGACATTCTGGACTTGCTCGCGCAACTTCTCAATCTCCGCCTTGATTTCAAGGGCGCGATCACTGGCTTCCCGAGCCCCGCCGAAGGCGCTGGATGTCTTCGATAAGATCGTGTTTGTCTCGCGGTGCATCTCCTGGAGGAGAAAATCCAGCCGCTTCCCAATCTCCCCTTCGCTATCCAGCAACGCCAGGAACTGTTTGACGTGACTCTTGAGCCGGGTCACCTCTTCGGTAACGTCGCCTTTCTCAGCCAGGTACGCCACCTCCTGCGCCAACCGGGCGGGATCCACGTTGGCCGACTGCGTGAGCCGCATGACTTCTTCTTTCAACTTCTCGAAAATTGCCTGGACGTTCGATTCCAGGGCCTTCTCGATGAAGTCCACGTGTTGTCCGATGACGCCGGTCCTCCCCCGGACATCGTTCTCCAATTGCTTTCCTTCCAGGCTTCGCATCGCCTGCATCTCAGAAACGGCCTTTTGCAGGGCCTGTTCAAGAACGGGGTGGAACCTTTCCTTCAGCTGCTCGTTACTCAGGAGGTCGGCGTTTCCGAAGGTGACCACGTTGGGCAACCTGAGAATCGAATCCAGATTCAGCTCGCTGTTGAGATTGAACTTGGTCTTGATCTCGTTCGCAGCACGAAGGTACGCTGCGGCCACGGGTGCATTGATTTTTACAGACACCTCGCCCGTGTTGTCCATGATCACGTTGACGATGATCGAGCCCCGGACAAGCTTTTCCTTAAGGA includes:
- the coaBC gene encoding bifunctional phosphopantothenoylcysteine decarboxylase/phosphopantothenate--cysteine ligase CoaBC — protein: MKVALGVTGCIAAYKAAELLRLLQQRHLDVQVVMTHHAQEFVAPLTFAALSGQKVITEMFDRSGTASSNVESAIEHIAVAQSVDLLLVAPATADVLGKFAHGVADDFLSTLYLATKAAVVVAPAMNCEMWDHPAVKENVATLRARGVRVVEPEEGYLACGMVGQGRLAANDKILEAVCETLGLTDDLVGESILITAGPTQEDIDPVRYITNRSSGKMGYALAEEAMRRGARVTLVSGPTALEPPTGVEFVPVRTAAEMGEAVGKHFKNSTIVIKAAAVADVRPAHPGASKIKKEELPAAIEVEPTEDILASLGRSKNGKFLVGFAAETGMSLEGAKQKLKSKNLDLLVANDLNEVGAGFDVDTNHVQLLRPDGSVRDVPLMAKAKVAGKILDEVIQLRKR
- the rpoZ gene encoding DNA-directed RNA polymerase subunit omega, encoding MIKLPPGVDSKFRYVLLAAKRARQLQSGSPPLMPATGKKPTRTAREELEQRALKFEILPPPDEGEEVSEKKKKK
- the gmk gene encoding guanylate kinase, with product MQNSGVLFIVSAPSGSGKSTLVRRVLKEVGRLRFSISHTTRPARPGEQHGVDYFFVTRDEFERMIQEEKFVEHAVVFGNHYGTSWQAIEAVRLSGDDVILDIDVQGAAQVKQRFGREAPSIFVLPPSFASLEQRLRGRSSDGDEVIRERLGRARQEIQEYSKYDYVIINDEINRATDALRSIIVAHRASQSRLEKQIENILHTFGGNPE
- a CDS encoding YicC family protein, with the protein product MILSMTGFGQGQVKGADFVITISLKSVNHRHFDATLRMPQELQPFENEMKALLKEKLVRGSIIVNVIMDNTGEVSVKINAPVAAAYLRAANEIKTKFNLNSELNLDSILRLPNVVTFGNADLLSNEQLKERFHPVLEQALQKAVSEMQAMRSLEGKQLENDVRGRTGVIGQHVDFIEKALESNVQAIFEKLKEEVMRLTQSANVDPARLAQEVAYLAEKGDVTEEVTRLKSHVKQFLALLDSEGEIGKRLDFLLQEMHRETNTILSKTSSAFGGAREASDRALEIKAEIEKLREQVQNVV